The genomic segment GGAATTACCTCCAGACAATAGATCCAGACCTAAAGAATCTGACATTGAATGTAGCAAGAAAACAACTCGGGGAGCTCCACCCTTCAGATTTAGCCGAAATCTTAACTGAAATCCCGCCAGAAGAAGGAACAGCGCTTTTGTCATCCGTGGATGAAGAATTAGCAGGAGAGGCCCTTCACGAAGTCTCCATGGAGGTGAGAGAAAAAATCCTGAAAGAGATGGACAAAGAAATGATTTCTGACATACTCGAAGAGATGCCCCCGGACGAAGCTGCGGATATACTGGGAGACATGTCTGAAGAAAAATCCGAGGAGCTTCTTTCCCTTATGGAAAGCGAAGATGCAATGGAAGTAAAAGACCTGTTAAGTTATGAGGAAGATACTGCAGGTGGGCTTATGACAAGTGAGTTTCTTGATTTTTCACCCGATTTAACAGTTGATGAAGTGCTCACAAATATGAGGTTGCTTGCACCTGACCTCGAGTTTATATACTACATCTATGTGGTGGATAATGAAGACCGTCTCCTCGGTGTTTTAACACTCAAAAGGCTTCTGACAAGTCCCTTATCTGCGAAATTAGAAGAGATAATGACTAAAAACGTGAAACATGTGTACCTGGATACTGACCGAAAAGAGATCGCAGAAATCATATCAAAATATGATTTCATTGCCATTCCTGTCCTTGATGATGAAAAACATTTGAGGGGTGTCATTACTGTGGATGATATTTTTGACCTCCTTGTTCCAAACCCAACAAGGAGAAGAAAAAGAAAGGCATTCCAGTAGCCAATTTCCCAATAACCAAATTACAAATTCCAAATAAATTTCAATAATCAATATCCAAATACTAAACCTAAAAATTGGTTATTGGGAATTATTTGGAGCTTGGTTATTGGTAATTGGTTATTCATCCATTACACACACCATTTATTATGCTTTATTGAAAATAGAA from the Pseudomonadota bacterium genome contains:
- a CDS encoding CBS domain-containing protein; translated protein: MAFITDVYLSEILKKDIINQYGRKVGILWDLAIVPGTKYPSVIKLILKREKQLLEVPIESLNLFNRFVITINTVEKTLKSYKHKEGDILIKKHILDKQILDVNGVKVVRVNDLRLGEGDGSICIIGIDVGLNGILRRIEGGQIIQKILSLFKKPIKEHIIGWNYLQTIDPDLKNLTLNVARKQLGELHPSDLAEILTEIPPEEGTALLSSVDEELAGEALHEVSMEVREKILKEMDKEMISDILEEMPPDEAADILGDMSEEKSEELLSLMESEDAMEVKDLLSYEEDTAGGLMTSEFLDFSPDLTVDEVLTNMRLLAPDLEFIYYIYVVDNEDRLLGVLTLKRLLTSPLSAKLEEIMTKNVKHVYLDTDRKEIAEIISKYDFIAIPVLDDEKHLRGVITVDDIFDLLVPNPTRRRKRKAFQ